The window CCGAAAATAGCGCCGTAGGAACCTCAGTAGGAACAGTAACGGCTGAAGACCCCGATTTACCGCCTGATGCGACTCTCAGCTACGCAATTACCGCCGGAAATCTCGACCCCGACGGAGATGGAACTGCTGCTTTTACAATTGACCCAGATACAGGTGAAATTACCGTCGCTGATGCAGGAGATTTGGACTTCGAGACTACTCCCAACTTCGATCTAGAAGTAACAGTCACCGACCCAGAAAACTTAACCGACACCGCCGACATTACCGTTAATCTTACCAACGTTGTCGAAACAGTTACTCTCGAAAGCCCTAGCGAGAACAATATTTTCAGCTTCGCTGGTGACGAGGAAGATGTGAACCTGAAATTTACTGTTTCCGGTGATGCCGGATTTGTCAACGAAGTTGGTTTATACTTTGTGGACGATGCTGAAGGTACGATCGATGGTATTGCCCCAGGAGAAGCAGGTTATACCCAAGCAGCCTTAGAAAGGTCGCAAACTATTGCTTCCTTACTCGACAATAATTCTAGAGACTTCTTTAACGGAGACATCTTCAGCGAAGCACAATCTCGTATCCTCAACCTAGACAGCGATCGACGCTTTGGCTTCTACCTCGTCCAAAATAGCGATACAGATACCGTTTTAAACGCCCTAGAAGCAGGTACAACACCGCCAAACGTTTATTTTGGTGCCGCCGACAATGCAGACGGCTTCTTGCAGCTAGACGACTTAACTGCTGGCGAATTTACCCTTAATTGGGACGACTCACCCCTCGGAGGTGACGCAGACTTCGACGACGTACAAGTCAGTTTTGAAATAACTAACGAGGAAGTCCCCCTAGGTAGCGATTTACAAGGTACTCTCGATTTAATTGACTTCCGCTCCCAAGCAGGTGAATTACTTAGGACAGATATCGTCGCTTCCCAAGACGCAGCCCTCAACAACCGAGGCGGTTTATATATCGTTCAAGATACCTCTGGTAGCGTCTTAGACCCCGTTACAGGTCAATTAATCGCCCCAGGACAAGCAGGATATCGCGAAGCCGCTTTAGCCAACAGCGCTATCGAATTTGACCGTATCGACCCCGATACAACGATCTTACCTGGAGGTTTCTTATACGCACCTTATTTATTAGCTGGAGGTGACGAAGAAGCTGCTTATTTTGCATTCGCAGAAGCTAACCCAGGTGGTATTGACCATGTCCGCTTACTCGATGACAATACCTTTGGCTTTGAAGATACTGCTGGTGGTGGAGATTTATCTTTCAACGATTTTGTCTTCTCCGTCGATGCTTCAGTAGTTTAGAGGGAAAATCTTCCGGGGATTGGGGAAAAAGGGGATTTTTGCTTCTTTGCTTAATCCAACCTTAATCCCAAATCTCCACTCATCAACCTAAAATATTGGGGACTGGTGATTGGGGATTGGGGACTGGGGACTGGGGACTGGGGACTGGGGACTGGGGACTGGGGACTGGGGACTGGGGACTGGGGACTGGGGACTGGGGACTGGGGACTGGGGACTGGGAAACTGGGGACTGGGGACTGGGGACTGGGAAACTGGGAAACTGGGGACTGGGGACTGGGGGACTGGGGACTGGGAAACTGGGAAACTGGGGACTGGGAAACTGGGGACTGGGGACTGGGAAACTGGGAAACTG is drawn from Oscillatoria salina IIICB1 and contains these coding sequences:
- a CDS encoding cadherin domain-containing protein, yielding MAIINGTANGDELFAESTGDELFGLGGDDTLDAAGGSGNNTLRGGAGNDELFAGVDDFLFGDEGDDTLEGRSGSGGSQLDGGEGNDFLFADSDDELIGGDGNDRLFAGSGDATLTGGTGADQFWLAIAELPTSANIITDFTPGEDVLGIAGLEPDLAEFDDLNITQENGNTVISTTGGTELAILESFTDELDATDFVFNNQTAENQPPVAEDATFTVAENSAVGTSVGTVTAEDPDLPPDATLSYAITAGNLDPDGDGTAAFTIDPDTGEITVADAGDLDFETTPNFDLEVTVTDPENLTDTADITVNLTNVVETVTLESPSENNIFSFAGDEEDVNLKFTVSGDAGFVNEVGLYFVDDAEGTIDGIAPGEAGYTQAALERSQTIASLLDNNSRDFFNGDIFSEAQSRILNLDSDRRFGFYLVQNSDTDTVLNALEAGTTPPNVYFGAADNADGFLQLDDLTAGEFTLNWDDSPLGGDADFDDVQVSFEITNEEVPLGSDLQGTLDLIDFRSQAGELLRTDIVASQDAALNNRGGLYIVQDTSGSVLDPVTGQLIAPGQAGYREAALANSAIEFDRIDPDTTILPGGFLYAPYLLAGGDEEAAYFAFAEANPGGIDHVRLLDDNTFGFEDTAGGGDLSFNDFVFSVDASVV